GCCCCTGTGGACGGCGGAGAGCTGGGCCAAACTGCTCATCTGGCTGGCCCTGAGCTGCGGCTGCTCCGGCGACGCCCGCGCCCTGGAGGCCTTCGCGGTCGCCCTTGGCCCGGCGCTCACCGCGCGGATGCGGCGGCTGTTCTTCGAGCGCGAGCTCCCCGACCTCAACCTGCGGGTGATGGCGGATCCGGCCGAGCAGCAGGTGCTGCTGCTGCCGCTGGAGGTCGGGCCTGTGCCCGGCGCCGGCGCCCCGCAGGCCATCGCTCCGGAGCGGGTGGCCGCCGCCCTCGAGGCCGTGGGCCTCAGCCCCCTGGTGTCGCCCGATCGCCTCCGCTGGCAGCCGCTGGAGGCGCTGGTCGCTGTGCCCTGGCGGAACGGGCCTGGTTGAGGCCACCGCAGCGGCGGCGCAGCCGCCGGGCCTGGGCGAAGGCGACGCCGACACCGAGCAGGGGCAGGGGGCCGGGCGCCGGCACCGGGGTGAGGGCGAGCAGCTCGCCGTTCACCCCGTCGCCATCGTTGGCCACGTAGATCGTGCCGTCGCGGCCGACGGCCAGGCCCGTGGGGCTGACCAGGTCATCGAAGATCGTGCGGACGCTGCCATCAAGGCCCAGCTTCAGGACGCTGCCCGACGGGGGGCCAAAAAAATCATCGCTGTACTGCAGCAGGTAAAGCGCATCATCCGGACCGGCCGCGATGTCGATCAGGTTGCTGAAGCCCCCCGCGAACTTGGTCACCGGGTTGATGAAGTCGTAGCGGAACACATCGGCGCTCCCGGGGGCAAAGGGAAAGCCGGAGAGCTGGGTGATGTACAGCGCCCCGTCGGGGCCGATGGTCATGCCGGTGGGCACGGCCTGGGCAGGGAACTCGGGGGGCAAGGGGAAGGGCAGCGGCGGGGTGCTGACGAGCTCCTCCGGGAACACGTTCACCAGCGAGACCTGGTTGGCAGCGTCGGCCTTCACCAGGCTGTTGCCGCCGGAATCAGTGACGTAGGTGTCATCCCCGCGCACCACCAGGGCGAAGGGATTGCTGTTGAGATCCTTGCCGTCGGGGTTCTGGGTCGCTTCGAAACCGGCGATGTCGGCCAGGGGGGTGAGGCTGCCGGCGGTCAGGTCGATGGCGACCGTCTTGCCGAAGAGGGGGCTGCCGGCGGCGGGAATCAGGGTGGGGTTGGCACCGAAGCCGAAGACCCCGAACAGCTGGCCGGAGCCGTTGAAGGCGAGGTCCGCCAGGCCCGTTCCCTCAGGGAACAGGGGGGAGGACTGGACCGCCAGGGAGGGCAGGTTGGTGAGGGCCCTGGAATAGATGTTGGTGGAGCGATCGAACAGACCGACGGCCCCGGTGGTGTCGTAGCAGAGGGTGTTGCCGCTGCCGGCGACGAGGCAAGGGCCGTCGCCGCCCCGGCCCGCCTCGCTGAGCACGAGGTTGCCGTTCGGCGCGATCGTCAGTCCCCGCGGATTCTCCAGCCCCGTCACCAGGGTCCGGGCCCGGTACGGGGCGGCGTCGGCGGCGGCGCCCGCCGCCAGCAGGCCGGCGCCGGCCCAGGCCCCCAGGGCCAGGCCAAGCAGCCCTTGGCCCGACAGCCCATGGCCAGGTCGGAGCGGGCGTTGGCGGGAGGCGGTGGTCCGCGGCGACGGCGTCATCGGCAAGACGGTCTGAGAGACGTCAGGCGGCACTCTGCCGATCCTGTAGGCCCCGTCAAGACGCCGAGGACACCCCCGATGGACGTCGGGCCAGCGTTCTAGGTTTCTTGTCCGAGAGGGTCTGGGCGCGGATGCGGCTGATCGCCAGCTTCGAGGATCCCGGCTATGGGGCCCTGGCCGATGCGGCGATGGCCTTCTTTGACCGCCGCACCGACCTGCAGCGCCGCGGGGTCGCCTTCTCCTTCGGCGGCGAACCGGGCGACGGCGCAGAGGCGGATCCCGGCAAGATCTCCACCGACATCAGCCTGGTGTGGATCGACCGCTCCGACCCGGAAGCCCAGGGCCTGGCGGACGTGATCATGCGCGGCGTCTCCGCCGGTCTGAAGCGTTACTTGGCCGAGCGGCCCCTGTTCCTCTCCTGCTGTCCGGAGCGCTCCCTGTTCGTCAACCCGATCTTCAACCTGCAGCGTTACGCGCCGGGGGAGGGGTTCTACAGCTGGCACTGCGACTGGAACACCAGCGATGAGGCCACCGAGCCGATCCGCCGCGTCCTGGCCTGGATCCTTTACCTCAACACCGTCCCCGACGGCGGCACCGAATTCCACTGGCAGGATCACCACGAGGAGGCCGTCAAGGGCAAGCTGGCGATCTTCCCCGCCGGCCTCTCCCATCTGCACCGGGGCCGCGTCAGCCAGACCCACACCAAGACCATCGCCACCGGCTGGATCAATGCCGGCACGCTCGATGCCTACGTGACGCGCCTCGCCGCCGGCTGAGGCCCCGTTCCAGCGGTCAGTCCAGGGGCGACGGCACGATCAGCCGCTCCAGCCGCAGCTGCAGCTCATCGGTGAGGGCCTGCACCGCCCGGCGCCGATCCCGGCGGTAGTCGGCGAGGCGCCCATCCACCACGATCGGCCGGTCGATGCTGATCCGCACCTTCCGCCGGCCGAGCCGGGGGCGCTGGTTGGCGGTGTGGCCCTGGATCCGGCACTGGGTGTCCCAGAGCAGCAGCAGGGTGTCGGCGAAGCGCTCCTGGCTCGGCCGCTCCCGCACATAGCTGCCGCTCACGGCGACAAAGGACTCCACCACGCGCATGTGCCACAGCTGGGCCCCGGTCTCCTCCGCCAGCCGGTCGGCCAGGGCCCCGGCCAGGGGGCTGGGGGGCTCACTGCCCGGGGGCCGGGCGGGGTAGAGCCGGTCCCAGCCGGCCTGCTCCAGGCGCCGGCAGCGGTCGGTGAGGCTGCCACAGGGCTGCATGCCGAAGGACTGCTCCACCCGCCGCAGGGCCAGATCCATCAGCCGCTGCAGCCGGGGTCCGAAGGCGGGCTCCGGCTCAGCGGTGGCCGCGGCGGGAACCCACTCCTCGGGCAGGGCCAGGTGCACCTTGTCGCGGTAGAAGGCCTCCATCTGCTCGAGCATCCGCTCCCCGAGGCGCACCAGTCGCCCATGCAGCCGGGAGGGGTCAAGGTCGTGGCCGGGATCGGGGGCCAGGCCGGCCCCCTCCTCCAGCCGGCAGAGCAGGGCCTCGATCGCCCCCCAGACCGGCTTGATGAAGGTGTACTGCAGGCCGATCGGCAGCAGATCCATGCGTTCGTGGCGTCCGGCGTCCGCCAGGTCGGCCGCCGTCCAGAAGGCGAGCTGGGCGGTGCCGGGCTCCAGGGGGCTGAGGCGTTCGTTGTGGCCGTTGGTGGCCCCCTCCGGCGCCAGGGCGAAGGGGTGGGGTCCCTCCAGCAGCAGCTTCCGGGCCGTGCGCAGGGCGGGCAGATCCAGCTTGCTGCGCTGGATCGAGGCGCCCCCCAGGTGGGTGAACAGCCACCCCATGGTCGGCCCGGCCCAGAGGGGGATGCCGCGGTCGAACAGGAACTGGCCGGTGGGGGCCGGATCGAAGCGCAGGCCCTGCCGCCGGCCGGCCCGGGCCAGCTCCACCCACAGCAGCCGGGCCATGCTCAGGGGATCGTCGAGACTCGGGTGCCGGAAGGCGAGCAGCAGCCGGCTCTCCCCGGCCTGGAAGGAGCGCATCGCCTCCACCAGCGTGGCCATGCCCTCCACCTCCACCGCCGCGATCCGGCAACGCCAGCGCAGCCAGAGCGGCAGCACCAGCCGGCCGAGTGCCAGCACCCGACCATCCAGGCGAGGGGGCAGAAACTCCAGCGGCGGGGCGGTGGCCATCGGCGGACGTTAGGCGGGCTGCCCGGGTCAGGCTGTGTCCAGGGCCAGCCTCAGCGCAGCTCCAGGGGGGTGATCGGCCCATGGCCGCGCTGCACCCCCAGCCGGATCGGCCGGGGCGGACCCTGCCCCGGCAGGGTCACCTCCACCCAGAGCTGCTCGCCGGCCGGCCGGCGGGAGGGATCCGCCACCCCGGGCGGGATGAAGTAGGCCACCGACGGTCCGAGGCGCCAGCGTTCGCCCTGCGGCGTCGCCGGCAGGCTCCGGAAGCGGGGGGTGGCGGGTCCGGCCAGCTCGGCCCGCACCCGGGCGGCCTCGCTGCGCAGCACCAGCCGCTCCCCCGACCAGGGCCTGGGCTGGCCGGCCGGCACCTCGGGGGCCGGCACCAGCAGGGCCAGGTTCACGTAGCGCCCCCGGATCGGCAGGTAGGGATCCACCGGCTCGCTCAGGATCCAGCCCCGGGGCCGGGTGGCCCGATCCAGCAGCAGCTGGCCCCCCAGGCTCAGCAGCAGTCCGCCCTGCAGCAGGGCCACCAGCAGGCCGCGCGCCGGCGCGGGAATCATGGGGCCCCCCTGCCGATGGCCCGGGCCACGAGCCGGCGGCGCAGCAGCTCCAGGCCCCAGCCGCCGCCGAGGAACAGCACCCCCAGGCCGATGAGGCTGGCGGAGCGCCCCAGGCTGTCCATCACCTGGGACACGTAGAAGGCCAGCACGTCGATGGCGATCAGGGCGGCGCCGAGGTTGACCCGCTCGGAGCGGCCCTCCATCACGCCCCAGGCCACCAGCAGCAGGCCGCCGACCGCCCACCACAGATAGGTGAAGACGCCGGCGTCCTGGTGGGTGGACCAGGCCAGAGCCACCCCCGGCAGCAGCCAGCCGATCGCCACCGCCAGGGGCCAGGCGCGCCGGCCCCGCAGGCGCAGGCCCAGCAGCAGGGGGGTCCCGAGGGCGACGGCCCAGCCGACGAGCGCCAGGGGCAAAGGCAAGGGCTCGGTGCGGGGAGCGCCGTGGCTGACCAGCTGCCAGAGCAGACCCGTTGGCAGCAGGCCCAGCCCGCCGAGCCAGAGCAGCACCCGCCGCGGCGCCGGGGCGGCGCCTGCCCCGGTCGGCGCCGCCAGATAACAGAGGCTGAGCAGCAGCAGGCCCGCTGCCGGTGCCAGCCCGGCCGTCGGATCCTCGGATCCCCGCTGCAGTCCCTCGCTGGCGGCGTCGACGGCCCGCTGCCATTCACCGACCAGCCAGGCCGGCCCCAGCAGGGCCAGCAGCGCCAGCTGGGGCCACTGGCGCAGCAGGCCCCAGCCGAGGCCCGCGCCGATGGCCCAGAGCAGCAGCCCCAGGGGCCAGTGGGCCTCGAGGTGGAACAGCTGGCCCGCCAGGAACAGGCCCGCCCCGAGCGTCACCGTGCCGACGCCGTGCAGGCTCACCGCCAGGGGCGGGAATCGGCGCTCCACGGCGGCGGCGCCCCCGTGCAGGCCCACCACCAGCGCCAGCAACAGGCCGAAGCGCTGGCCGGGCCCGAGGGCCGCCCAGTGGGTGGTGACGAACAGCAGCAGCCCGGCGGCCACCAGCACGCCGCCCAGAGCGACGGCCACCAGCACCGGCACCCGCAGCCGCCGGGGGCCGGGCTGGGCCCTCTCCCAGGCCCGGATGGCCTCGGCGCCGGTGGGGTCGATCAGGCCCGCCTGCCGCCAGCGCTCCAGCCGTGATTCCCAGCCGTCAGCCATGGGTTGAGGCTAGGAGGAGTGGCGTTTTGCGACCACGGGCCCACGACCCGCGCCTCCCCCCTGTGCTTGCCAAGAACCTCGCCCACACTCACACTCACACTCACACTCACACTCACACTCACACTCACACCCACACCATCGCCATTGGCTGGAGCAACGCGGGCAGGCGGGAGGTCGACCTCGCCCTGCTCGCTGCCTCCTGAGAGCCATGGGTCAATCGGGCTTGTTCAGATGCATGGCCTGTCACCCCATTCCGTAGCCATCGAACTCTCCCCCAGCCTCCTGGTGACTCAGGGTGAGCACACAACGATCCACTGCGGAAAACACTGAAGTCCGCAGCCAGAAGTTCAGATCATTCCAGGCCCGAATCCTTGTGCAAGCCACGAAATGCTCGCAATCGGATCCGTATTCTGATCACCAACACCAGGGTCAACCTGGCGATGACCACAGCATCGATCCGCAGGCTTCTTGCTGTGCCATTCGCATGCCTCACGCCCCCTTCCGACAAGGTGACGAGACAAGGGGCCGGCTGAGATGGCAGCGCGGGAGGATGTTTACAACGATTTCGCGGGCCATGGGCTAGCTGCCCAGGAGGCTCTGATTAGCGTTCTGAACAAGACCACTGCCGCTGAGACGTCCCCGATGCCCCTCAACGAATACAAGCCCGGCACCGCCTTCCCCGGTGTGATCGGCCGCACCGCCGATGTGTCGACCCCGGCCTGGCCCGAGCCCAACCGAGCGAAGGAGGGTGCGCCGAACGTGCTGTACATCGTTCTGGACGACACAGGCTTCGGGCAGCTCGGCTGCTACGGCAGTCCGATCGCCACGCCGCATCTGGATGCACTGGCGGCCGATGGGCTGCGCTACAGCAACATGCACACCACGGCGCTCTGCTCGCCGTCACGCTCCTGCATGCTCACAGGGCGCAACCACCATTCCAACGGGCTGGCCTGCATCACCGAAGGGTCGATGGGCTACCCAGGCTCCAACGGCTACATCCCGTTCGAGAACGGCTTCCTCTCCGAGATTCTGCTGCAGAAGGGCTACAACACCTATGCCGTGGGCAAGTGGCACCTCACCCCTGCGGAGGCCACCTCCGCCGCCGGACCCTACGACCGCTGGCCCCTTGGACGAGGTTTTGAGCGCTTCTACGGCTTCCTCGGCGGCGACACGCACCAGTACTACCCCGAGCTGGTGCGCGACAACACTCAGGTGGAACCTGAGAAAACTCCGGAGCAGGGCTATCATCTCACGCCGGATCTGGTGGAGAAGGCGAAGGCGATGATCGCCGATGCCAAGCAGGTGGCGCCGAACAAGCCCTTCTTCATGTACTTCTGCACCGGCGCCATGCATGCGCCCCACCATGTGCCGAAGGAATGGGCCGACAAATACAAGGGTCAATTCGACGACGGCTGGGACGCCTACCGCGAGAAGACGTTCGCCCGCCAGAAGGCGCTGGGACTCATTCCCCCGAACACCACTCTCTCCCGCCACGATCCCGACGTGCAGGACTGGGCCTCTCTCTCGGACGATGAGCGCCGGTTGTATGCCCGCATGATGGAGGTGTTCGCCGGCTTCCTGGAGCACACCGACCACTACATCGGCGAGCTGATCGCGTTCCTCAAGGATCTGGGCGAATACGACAACACCCTGATCATGGTGATCTCCGACAATGGCGCCAGCTCCGAGGGCGGACCTACCGGATCGGTGAACGAGGGCAAGTTCTTCAACAACGTGCCGGAAAACCTGGAGCAGAACCTGGCCGCCATCGACGACATCGGCGGACCGAAGTACTTCAACCACTACCCCTGGGGCTGGACCCATGCCGGCAACACCCCCTTCCGCCGCTGGAAGCGGGAGACCTACCGGGGCGGCACCAGCGATCCCTTCATCGTGAGCTGGCCGAAAGGCATCAATGCCAGGGGGGAGATCCGCAGCCAGTACGCCCATGCGATCGACATGGTGCCCACCGTGCTCGATGCCCTGGGAATTGAGGCGCCCACCACCATCCGGGGGGTGACCCAGAGCCCGATCGAGGGCTTCAGCCTGGCCTCCTGCTTCAACGATGCCACCGCGCCGAGCCTGCATCTCACCCAGTACTTCGAGATGTTCGGCCATCGCTCCCTGTATCACCAGGGCTGGCGTGCGGTCTGCCCCTGGCCCGGACCCTCCTTCAGCGAATCGGGCCGCAGGTTCGGCGATCCCATCTCCTACGACCAGCTGATCCAGCT
This genomic stretch from Cyanobium gracile PCC 6307 harbors:
- a CDS encoding arylsulfatase, whose protein sequence is MPLNEYKPGTAFPGVIGRTADVSTPAWPEPNRAKEGAPNVLYIVLDDTGFGQLGCYGSPIATPHLDALAADGLRYSNMHTTALCSPSRSCMLTGRNHHSNGLACITEGSMGYPGSNGYIPFENGFLSEILLQKGYNTYAVGKWHLTPAEATSAAGPYDRWPLGRGFERFYGFLGGDTHQYYPELVRDNTQVEPEKTPEQGYHLTPDLVEKAKAMIADAKQVAPNKPFFMYFCTGAMHAPHHVPKEWADKYKGQFDDGWDAYREKTFARQKALGLIPPNTTLSRHDPDVQDWASLSDDERRLYARMMEVFAGFLEHTDHYIGELIAFLKDLGEYDNTLIMVISDNGASSEGGPTGSVNEGKFFNNVPENLEQNLAAIDDIGGPKYFNHYPWGWTHAGNTPFRRWKRETYRGGTSDPFIVSWPKGINARGEIRSQYAHAIDMVPTVLDALGIEAPTTIRGVTQSPIEGFSLASCFNDATAPSLHLTQYFEMFGHRSLYHQGWRAVCPWPGPSFSESGRRFGDPISYDQLIQLDAHGWELYNLEEDFAETNNLAATERDRLIAMIGMWYVEAGKYNVLPIDSRGTQRFGVERPQIAADRQRYIYYPGTQVVPTNAAPRVMNRPHSISVEAVVPEGGADGVLFSMGGNDGGFAFYVQNGLLTYGYNYVADSHFRITSTASIPSGHHIFSVEFTPTGPADIANGKGTPAAIKLFVDGQTVGEGHLPVTIPLSLGLAAGAAVGADPGSPTMPDYKPPFAFTGTVTRAMVDVTGTSVESQEEKMRMILARQ
- a CDS encoding DUF2157 domain-containing protein encodes the protein MADGWESRLERWRQAGLIDPTGAEAIRAWERAQPGPRRLRVPVLVAVALGGVLVAAGLLLFVTTHWAALGPGQRFGLLLALVVGLHGGAAAVERRFPPLAVSLHGVGTVTLGAGLFLAGQLFHLEAHWPLGLLLWAIGAGLGWGLLRQWPQLALLALLGPAWLVGEWQRAVDAASEGLQRGSEDPTAGLAPAAGLLLLSLCYLAAPTGAGAAPAPRRVLLWLGGLGLLPTGLLWQLVSHGAPRTEPLPLPLALVGWAVALGTPLLLGLRLRGRRAWPLAVAIGWLLPGVALAWSTHQDAGVFTYLWWAVGGLLLVAWGVMEGRSERVNLGAALIAIDVLAFYVSQVMDSLGRSASLIGLGVLFLGGGWGLELLRRRLVARAIGRGAP
- a CDS encoding 2OG-Fe(II) oxygenase family protein, which codes for MRLIASFEDPGYGALADAAMAFFDRRTDLQRRGVAFSFGGEPGDGAEADPGKISTDISLVWIDRSDPEAQGLADVIMRGVSAGLKRYLAERPLFLSCCPERSLFVNPIFNLQRYAPGEGFYSWHCDWNTSDEATEPIRRVLAWILYLNTVPDGGTEFHWQDHHEEAVKGKLAIFPAGLSHLHRGRVSQTHTKTIATGWINAGTLDAYVTRLAAG
- a CDS encoding ScyD/ScyE family protein — encoded protein: MTPSPRTTASRQRPLRPGHGLSGQGLLGLALGAWAGAGLLAAGAAADAAPYRARTLVTGLENPRGLTIAPNGNLVLSEAGRGGDGPCLVAGSGNTLCYDTTGAVGLFDRSTNIYSRALTNLPSLAVQSSPLFPEGTGLADLAFNGSGQLFGVFGFGANPTLIPAAGSPLFGKTVAIDLTAGSLTPLADIAGFEATQNPDGKDLNSNPFALVVRGDDTYVTDSGGNSLVKADAANQVSLVNVFPEELVSTPPLPFPLPPEFPAQAVPTGMTIGPDGALYITQLSGFPFAPGSADVFRYDFINPVTKFAGGFSNLIDIAAGPDDALYLLQYSDDFFGPPSGSVLKLGLDGSVRTIFDDLVSPTGLAVGRDGTIYVANDGDGVNGELLALTPVPAPGPLPLLGVGVAFAQARRLRRRCGGLNQARSARAQRPAPPAAASGGDRATPGG